In Desulfonatronovibrio hydrogenovorans DSM 9292, the following proteins share a genomic window:
- the lptE gene encoding LPS assembly lipoprotein LptE → MKINPLSPLLLGFCLLLCSCGYTFVGASPISMPQGKRMLNITHVQNPTQEAWLEPYLRSYFQDEFTRRGNASWVPEDQAQGLVRMEISQFRTADGLTRERDRTVKANVTIVLEAMIFSATNGELIWSSGSITGRSSYFLAAEDTSLPGSMGPEQRRASEEAVEQAVTRLADRLGDGF, encoded by the coding sequence ATGAAAATCAATCCACTGTCCCCTCTTCTTCTGGGTTTTTGCCTTCTGCTTTGCTCCTGCGGTTACACCTTTGTTGGAGCCTCTCCCATTTCCATGCCCCAGGGCAAACGCATGCTGAACATCACCCATGTTCAGAATCCGACCCAGGAAGCCTGGCTTGAGCCTTATCTCAGGTCATACTTTCAGGACGAATTTACCAGACGGGGCAATGCAAGCTGGGTTCCTGAAGACCAGGCCCAAGGTCTGGTCCGAATGGAAATCAGCCAGTTCAGAACTGCTGACGGCCTTACCAGGGAAAGGGACAGGACAGTTAAGGCCAATGTGACCATTGTGCTTGAAGCTATGATATTTTCAGCCACCAATGGCGAACTCATCTGGTCTTCCGGGTCCATAACCGGTCGAAGCTCATATTTTTTGGCTGCAGAAGACACCTCTCTTCCCGGAAGCATGGGACCTGAACAGAGAAGGGCTTCTGAGGAGGCTGTAGAACAGGCTGTGACCAGACTGGCCGACCGTCTGGGTGACGGCTTCTAA
- the holA gene encoding DNA polymerase III subunit delta: MSRPGFYFCFCPDGNLLTRQISRHLAATGSDWDQKTIWSDDQGQEDALWSALNLPSMMGPPRAVLLRKCETLPDRFWPQLSGCLKGFKPSIWPFFCFENPWDKKKPKIPASLSKQKFFKFAREKKWIWEFPGLSRQNVPRYISRKCQELGIKTAPGVLEELSAVLPLDSRGIDMELEKLALLAYPEKTVCQDHLQAVPAQLDIDIFSFFKAVQGGQNLNPVWKKIFHEQKTGQGMLFPFLGLLLREARILWLLSTGMDPKVNLYPSLKREKTALARSLGPKRIAMLWDLVLEAETGVKSGRLDTDQAMENLAAKLFKLFSGQQVLL, encoded by the coding sequence GTGTCCAGACCAGGCTTTTACTTTTGCTTCTGTCCAGACGGCAATCTTCTAACAAGGCAGATCAGCCGCCACCTGGCTGCTACCGGATCAGATTGGGACCAGAAAACCATCTGGTCCGATGATCAGGGCCAGGAAGATGCCCTCTGGTCGGCTCTGAACCTTCCCAGCATGATGGGTCCGCCCAGGGCGGTACTCCTCAGAAAATGCGAAACCCTGCCCGACCGGTTCTGGCCCCAATTGTCCGGCTGCCTGAAGGGCTTTAAACCAAGCATCTGGCCTTTCTTCTGCTTTGAGAATCCCTGGGATAAAAAAAAGCCTAAGATTCCAGCCTCCCTGTCCAAGCAAAAGTTTTTCAAATTTGCCCGGGAAAAGAAATGGATCTGGGAATTTCCAGGTCTTTCCAGACAGAACGTGCCCAGATACATTTCCAGAAAATGCCAGGAACTAGGCATTAAAACCGCTCCAGGAGTACTGGAAGAACTCAGTGCTGTCCTGCCCCTGGACAGTCGGGGCATTGACATGGAACTGGAAAAACTGGCCCTTCTGGCATATCCTGAAAAAACAGTCTGCCAGGATCACCTTCAGGCTGTTCCAGCCCAGCTTGACATTGATATCTTTTCCTTTTTCAAGGCTGTGCAGGGTGGGCAGAACTTAAACCCTGTCTGGAAAAAAATATTTCATGAGCAAAAAACCGGACAGGGAATGCTTTTTCCTTTTCTGGGTCTACTTTTGAGGGAGGCTAGAATACTCTGGCTGCTTTCAACAGGAATGGATCCAAAGGTCAACCTCTATCCAAGCCTTAAAAGAGAAAAGACCGCCCTGGCCAGATCCCTGGGCCCAAAACGCATAGCAATGCTCTGGGATCTTGTGCTTGAAGCTGAAACCGGGGTGAAATCAGGCAGGCTGGATACGGATCAGGCCATGGAAAATCTTGCTGCAAAACTGTTCAAGCTTTTTTCAGGGCAACAGGTGCTTTTATGA